One window of the Salvia splendens isolate huo1 chromosome 1, SspV2, whole genome shotgun sequence genome contains the following:
- the LOC121805021 gene encoding bidirectional sugar transporter SWEET16-like: MASLSLILGIIGNVIAMLMFASPIKTFKQVVKKKSTEDYDGLPYITTLLSTSLWTFYGLLKTDGLLVVTVNGAGAALHVVYVIIFLIYAPQTIKIKSVKLVAAVNIAFLGVVITISLLALKGEIRITLVGLLCTGLTIGMYAAPLSAMRRVIAMKSVKYMPFFLSFFQVLNGGVWSAYALVVKDYYIGVPNGIGFILGSIQLTLYVMYKNRSRSVELEKGVESMRKGSYKLHKGTSLPEASIIRQYTQNIIKTRSLAPFELEKFLERDVETALNEAP; this comes from the exons ATGGCTAGCTTAAGCTTAATTCTTGGGATAATTG GAaatgtgattgctatgcttatGTTTGCGTCTCCAAT AAAAACATTCAAGCAGGTAGTGAAAAAGAAATCAACAGAGGATTACGACGGACTCCCTTACATAACCACATTATTGAGCACAAGTTTATGGACATTTTACGGACTCCTTAAGACGGACGGTTTGCTGGTCGTCACCGTCAATGGTGCCGGTGCTGCCTTGCATGTTGTCTACGTCATCATCTTCCTCATCTACGCCCCCCAAACCATCAAG ATTAAATCGGTGAAATTGGTAGCAGCAGTGAATATTGCATTTCTTGGGGTTGTCATAACGATAAGCCTATTAGCTTTGAAGGGAGAAATTCGGATCACACTGGTTGGACTATTATGCACTGGACTAACTATTGGGATGTATGCTGCACCCCTCTCCGCCATG AGGAGAGTGATTGCAATGAAAAGTGTAAAGTATATGCcgttcttcctttcctttttccaaGTTCTCAACGGAGGAGTTTGGTCGGCCTATGCCCTAGTGGTTAAAGATTACTATATTGGG GTACCAAATGGGATTGGATTCATATTGGGGTCGATCCAATTAACCTTATACGTGATGTACAAAAATAGGTCGAGATCGGTAGAGTTGGAAAAGGGGGTTGAGAGCATGAGAAAAGGGAGTTATAAGCTACACAAAGGCACTAGCCTACCGGAGGCATCAATCATCCGCCAGTATACCCAAAATATTATCAAAACTCGTTCTTTGGCACCTTTTGAATTGGAGAAATTCCTCGAGCGAGACGTCGAAACGGCTTTAAATGAGGCtccataa
- the LOC121749124 gene encoding serine/threonine-protein phosphatase PP1 isozyme 9-like, giving the protein MMTMEGMMDTGVLDDIIRRLLEGKGGKQVQLSEVEIRQLCVNARQIFLSHPNLVPVRAPIRICGDIHGQYQDLLRLLEYGGHPPAVTYLFLGDYVDRGKQSLETICLLLAYKIRYPGKVYLLRGNHEDAKINRVYGFYDECKRRFNVRLWKIFTDCFNCLPVAALIDEKILCMHGGLSPELKNLDQIRELSRPTEIPDSGLLCDLLWSDPDSKIDGWGDSDRGVSCTFGAGAVAEFLANNDLDLICRGHQVVEDGYEFFAHRRLVTIFSAPNYGGEFDNAGALLNVDESLICSFEILKPAPSNSKVPLKKPPKIGGSM; this is encoded by the exons ATGATGACAATGGAGGGTATGATGGATACGGGGGTGCTGGACGACATCATCAGGCGCCTATTGGAAGGGAAAGGAGGGAAGCAGGTGCAGCTCTCCGAGGTCGAAATTCGCCAGCTCTGCGTCAACGCCCGCCAAATCTTCCTCTCTCACCCCAATCTCGTCCCTGTCCGTGCCCCTATCAGGATCtgcg GTGACATACACGGCCAGTACCAAGACCTTTTGAGGCTCTTGGAGTATGGTGGACATCCCCCTGCTGTAACTTACCTCTTCCTCGGAGATTATGTTGATAGAGGCAAGCAGAGTTTGGAAACAATATGCTTACTATTGGCTTACAAAATAAGGTATCCCGGTAAAGTTTACCTCTTGAGGGGAAACCATGAAGATGCGAAGATCAACCGTGTTTATGGATTTTATGATGAATGTAAGAGGAGATTCAATGTCCGGCTTTGGAAGATATTCACAGACTGCTTTAATTGTTTGCCCGTTGCTGCACTCATAGATGAAAAGATACTTTGCATGCATGGAGGACTGTCTCCGGAACTCAAAAATTTGGACCAGATTAGAGAGCTTTCGAGGCCAACTGAGATTCCTGACAGTGGTCTACTGTGTGATTTGCTTTGGTCTGATCCTGATTCCAAGATTGACGGCTGGGGTGATAGTGATAGGGGCGTCTCTTGCACTTTTGGGGCTGGTGCAGTTGCTGAATTTTTGGCTAACAATGACTTGGACCTCATTTGCAGGGGTCATCAG GTGGTGGAGGATGGATATGAATTCTTTGCCCATAGAAGACTTGTGACTATATTTTCCGCCCCAAACTATGGTGGAGAATTCGACAATGCTGGTGCCCTTTTAAATGTGGATGAATCACTAATATGTTCGTTTGAGATACTAAAACCTGCACCAAGCAATTCAAAGGTTCCTCTAAAGAAG CCTCCAAAAATTGGAGGCAGCATGTAA
- the LOC121749133 gene encoding E3 ubiquitin-protein ligase RFI2-like encodes MGSGDADLLDDGDRGGCKAAAVSCSICLDVVTDNGDRSWAKLQCGHQFHLDCIGSAFNSKGAMQCPNCRKIEKGQWLYANGSRPLPEFSMDDWAHDEDLYDLNYSEMSFGLHWCPFSGITRLPSSFDEGEFSSSTYHDLVGHTPVSSATHPCPYIAYFGPVHASSTTSSTSVSDGYNYSNHWTGPSVPSEVPNSYTFPSMDVHYHNWDHSSQFAPSNRIAGADQTLIAPMSQRTARNSSNIPRAGMLPPFMLGHSSASRAPSSATTSVLPPYPGTVARTRDRPSFQAYFQQSSSNPSVRNPVLPTGRRSSSHRGLAAPPIASLSDQSGGFYFSSNSSGRNFHEMENPYREPFHGWEREHQPSFPSSQVDRDSIWGPFHPPGPASETGIRPSSFRLRHGTERMPSQNR; translated from the exons ATGGGATCGGGAGATGCAGATCTTCTCGACGACGGGGATAGAGGAGGATGCAAAGCGGCGGCGGTATCGTGCTCTATTTGCTTGGATGTTGTCACCGACAATGGAGATAGATCTTGGGCTAAGCTTCAATGTGGCCATCAATTTCACTTAG attgCATTGGTTCAGCATTCAACAGTAAGGGAGCTATGCAGTGCCCCAACTGTCGGAAAATTGAGAAAGGACAATGGCTATATGCTAATGGTAGTCGTCCACTACCTGAGTTTAGCATGGATGACTGGGCCCATGACGAGGATCTTTACGATCTAAATTATTCTGAAATG TCATTTGGACTGCATTGGTGTCCTTTCAGTGGGATAACAAGGCTCCCTTCATCTTTTGA TGAAGGAGAGTTTTCATCAAGCACAT ATCATGATCTTGTTGGACATACGCCTGTTTCATCCGCAACTCATCCTTGCCCTTATATTGCTTATTTTGGGCCAGTACATGCATCTTCTACAACATCAAGTACTAGTGTTTCTGATGGATATAATTATAGTAACCATTGGACTGGCCCATCAGTTCCTAGTGAAGTTCCCAACTCATACACTTTTCCTTCGATGGATGTGCACTATCACAATTGGGACCATTCTTCTCAATTCGCTCCAAGCAACCGGATTGCTGGAGCAGACCAGACCCTGATTGCACCCATGTCACAGAGAACAGCAAGGAATAGCTCTAATATCCCAAGAGCTGGAATGCTTCCCCCCTTCATGCTTGGTCACAG TTCTGCCAGCAGAGCCCCCAGCTCAGCAACCACCTCCGTCCTTCCACCATACCCTGGAACTGTTGCTCGGACACGTGACCGTCCATCTTTTCAAGCATACTTCCAGCAGTCTAGTAGTAACCCTTCGGTACGCAACCCTGTTTTACCCACTGGACGAAGATCCAGCAGTCATAGAGGTTTAGCTGCTCCCCCTATTGCCTCGTTATCCGACCAGTCTGGTGGTTTCTACTTCTCATCAAACTCTTCAGGGAGAAACTTCCATGAAATGGAAAATCCCTACCGAGAACCGTTCCATGGTTGGGAGCGAGAACACCAACCTTCATTTCCTTCAAGCCAGGTCGATAGAGATTCAATCTGGGGGCCTTTCCACCCACCGGGTCCTGCATCTGAGACCGGAATCAGACCCAGCAGTTTCCGGCTGAGACATGGAACTGAGAGGATGCCATCTCAAAATCGGTGA